Within the Defluviimonas aquaemixtae genome, the region AGCAGGGCCGATTGCAGCATTCCCCTCCCGTCAATGTCTTGGCCAGAGCCAGTCGAGCCATATCATTATGCCTTGACACGGTCGAATAGCGCCAGTCTCCTGTTTTATTGTTGTGAGATCTGGACGAGATCACCGCAACCGGGAATGAGTCGCCGGCCTCGTTGAAAAAAATTCTTGCGAATGACGCAGATGCGCGGTCAGAACAGTTTTGTGAATGCTTGGCACGATCATGAGCGTGCGATCCAGCAGGAACCGTCACACTCGCGATGCCGGACTCATCGCCGTTCTTCACAATTTCCTATGGCGGATCCGCGAGACGCTCACAGTCATTGCTGTCCTCTCAATTGTCGACTGTCGGCACCACAACGTCCGGTTCGACCTCCTCCGGCTTCTGTTCTTCCGGCGTTTCCACGGATCCTTCACCCCCGTCTGCCGATGGATTAAGCACCTGCTCCACCGCTCCGCGCTCTGCGGGGGAGGGCGCTTCTTCTACTTCGTCGAACATCCAAAACAATATCGCTCCGACGCCAACGAGCACGACAAGCGCCATGCCCAGAAGCGGCCCCAGATGTCGTTGCTTCTGCCTTTCAATGTCCGTGCGAGGAGCGCTCAAGACCATTCTCCCTTTTGTATTGATGAAGAAGTCCTCGAACAAACGCTAGCGAGCCGAGGTTGTTCCGATGGTTTCTGACGCCGACACGGGGCAGCGCAATTGGGGACCTGCCGGAACCCAGGCCACGATCGGAACATTATCCATCTCATCCAACCTGGGGAGATCCACCATGGATGACAGCCACGACAAGCCCGAAGTGATCGAGGGCAAGCTTATTGCCCATCGGCGCATTCTGGCGGCGCTTCTGGCAACGGTGATCGGAGATGGCCCAGCCGCGAGAGAGCGGCTTCGCAGAATGATCGCCGATGACGCGATAGCAACCGATCACGCCGAGGATCCGGGTGTTTTCCCCGACAGCGCATTTGCGATATCTTCAACGGTGGCCGAAGAATTCAGGCTGATAGCGAGAGAGGCAGCCGAGATTCAAGCTGCCGCGGGCGCCGCAGATTGACGGAATTTTTCCGCGCTCGAAGCGTACGTTTCTCGCAGCAGGCATGAAACCCCGATCGCCAACTGGTGTTGAGGTTCGCCGACACGCGGGATCGACTGGAGGAACGATGCTGACCGAAAAGCAGGAAGCGCTGTGCACTGACCACGATCTGGTTTTCACCGGGATCAAAGCACTGTTCGTCAACACCTCTCTCAAGAAAGCCGCGAAAGACAGTCACACGCAGCTACTACTGAACGTGTCTGCGAAGATCATGGAAAAGAATGGCGTCGCCGTGGAGCATCTGCACCTTCTCGACCATGCCGTCCCACCGGGCGTCTATCCCGACATGACCGAACAAGGCTGGGACAGCGACGACTGGCCGGCGCTATGGCCGAAGGTGCTGGCGGCGGACATTCTGGTCGTCGGCACCCCGATTTGGCTGGGCGAGGAGAGCAGCGTTTGCCGCATCCTGATCGAGCGTCTCTACGGCATGTCGGGGGAGTTGAACGACAAGGGCCAGTCCATTTACTACGGCAAGGCGGGTGGCTGTGTCGTCACGGGCAACGAGGACGGCATTAAGCACGTCGCCATGACTGTGCTCTACGCGCTTAGCCATCTCGGCTACACGGTGCCACCCCAGGCCGATTGCGGCTGGATCGGCGAGGCGGGACCGGGTCCGTCATACGGCGACAAGACAGAGGACGGCGACGGCGCGGGCTTTGACAACGAGTTCACGCAACGAAACACGACGATCATGACGTGGAATCTGATGCATCTCGCCAAAATGCTCCGCGACAGCGGCGGCTATTCCAGTCACGGCAACGACCGCAGCGCCTGGAAGGCGGGGTGCCGATACGACTACGAGAACCCCGAGCATCGCAGGTAACCCGGCGCGCAGCGGCCTGTCCGGCGCCTTGCCGATCATTGTCAGCAACTTTGCGTCGTCCGTCGTTGTTCAGATGATCGGGTTCAGCCTTAGCCTCACGCGAGAGGCTGCCTGATTACGGACGTACATCGCCAAGGGGCACGGTCGAGATCGACATCTTGGCCGAGCCCTTCTGCACTTCGCGGGCGTGGGCGAGGTAGATGAGCGTGTTGTTCGTCGCATCGTAGACCCGCCGTACCACCAGTGACTTGAAGATGATCGATCGGCCGGTCCGAAACACCTCTTCGCCGTTTTCGTCGCGGTCGATGTCGCCGACTGCGATGGGGCCGGTTTGCCCGCAGGCGATCGAGGAGTTGGACGGGTCCTCGAACCAATTGCCCTGCTGCAGGCGGTCGATCAGCCCACGCTCGAAATAGGCGATGTGACAGGTCACGCCCTTCACGTCGGGATCCGCGACGGCCTCGATGATGATGTCGTTCCCCAGCCAGTCGACACCGACCTCTCCGATCTGTTCGGCCGGAGCCGCGGTCGCCACCAGGGCAAGTGCGAAAGCATGACGAAGCAATGTTTCCTCCCGGAATTTTCGAGCCAATGCTCAAGAACCGATTTCGTTCCGTTGACCGGGAACGAAATGTGCATTGACTTGTTACATTCATATCCGTGCAAATCCATTCCGGAGTTCCAAATGGAAGCCTTGCTTCTCGTGACACTCGCGTCGCTCGTCGCCCCGTCCCTCCAAGTCTACGCGCGGGGTCTTCGTGTTCCCAGCCGCCAGATCTCGGAAGGGTTTCCCTGTCAGCGCAGGACGGGTTGAAGGCGCCCCCACCACTCCTGCCGCGGCCGGAGGGTCTCTTCTGCCCGGCGGGCGGATATTACATTGACCCGGTTCGGCCCGTGGATCATGCGCTCATTACCCATGGCCACGGTGACCACGCACGGGCAGGCCACGGCGCGGTCATGGCCACCGAGGAAACGCTTGGGATCATGGCGATCCGGTATGGCGAGGATTTCTCAGGAAGCCGACAGGCTGCAGGGACCGGCTGGACCGATATCGGCGACACGCGCGTGCGGTTCGTACCCGCCGGCCACATCCTCGGCTCCGCGCAGATCGTGATCGAGACCGGGGGCACCCGCGTCGTCGCGGGGGGCGATTTCAAGCGCGGCAGCGATCCGACCTGCGCCGATTTCGAGCTTGTACCCTGTGACATCTTCATCAGCGAAGCAACCTTTGGCCTGCCGGTTTTTCGTCATCCGCCGCCAAGAGACGAGATCGGCAAGCTCATCCAATCCGTCGTCGCCAATCCTGACCGCGCGCATCTCGTGGGCGTCTACGCGCTCGGCAAGGCGCAGCGCGTAATCCGGCTCTTGCGGGACGCGGGCTACGACGCGCCACTCCATTTGCACGGCGCGCTGATGCGGCTTTGCGGCTACTACAACGCGCGCGGTATCGAGCTTGGGCCGCTCGTCGCAGCGACGCAGGACGGCCCTCGTGACGCCTTCGCGGGGCAGGTAGTCCTCGGCCCGCCATCGACTTTCGGCACACCATGGGCGCGGCGTTTCCCCAATCCGGTGATCTCCTTCGCCTCTGGCTGGATGGGGGTTCGCCAGCGCATCCGCCAGCGCGGGGTCGAACTGCCGCTGGTGATCTCGGATCACTGCGACTGGCCGGAGCTGACGCAGACCATCACCGAGGTCGGGGCCGAGGAAATCTGGGTTACACACGGCCGAGAGGAGGCGCTGGTGCGCTGGTGCGAGCTTCAGGGTCAGGCGGCCCGGCCGCTCAACCTTGTCGGTTACGAGGACGAACCGGAATGAAGGCTTTCGCCCAGCTACTGGACCGGCTTGTGCTCACGCCCTCCCGAAACGGCAAGCTTCGCCTTGTGCGCGACTACCTGGCCGCGACGCCCGACCCCGATCGCGGCTATGCACTTGCGGCACTCACCGGCGATCTGGACCTGCCCTCGGTCAAGCCCGCGCTTCTGCGCGCGCTGGTGGGCGAGCGGGTGGACGAGGTGCTGTTCCGCCTCTCCTATGACTATGTCGGCGATCTGGCAGAGACCATCGCGCTGATCTGGGAAGGGGGCGGCGACGGCGACCTGCCGCTGTCCCAGGTCGTCCGGCGTCTTTCATCCGCTGGCAAAATCGAGGCGCCCGCGCTTGTCACCGAGCTTTTCGACCGGTTCGATGCCTCCACGCGCTTCGCGCTGATCAAGCTTGCAACGGGCGGCCTGCGCGCCGGGCTTTCGGCGCGGCTCACCAAGACGGCGCTGGCCGAGTTCGGTGACGTGCCGCTCGCCGAGATTGAGGAGCTTTGGCACGGCCTCACGCCGCCGTACGAAGATCTCTTGGCCTGGCTCGAGGGCCGGGCGGCGAAGCCCGAAGCCGCGGGCCATGCGCCCTTCCGTCCGGTGATGCTCGCCACGCCGCTGAACGAGGGCGAGACCGACGCGCTCAACCCCGCAGACTTTGCGGCCGAATGGAAATGGGACGGGATTCGCGTACAGGCGGTCAGCGAGGCGGGCACCCGGCGGCTCTATTCCCGCACCGGCGACGACATTTCCCCCGCTTTCCCCGATATCCTCGACGCGCTGGATTTCGAGGGCGCGCTTGATGGCGAACTGCTCGTTCGTCAAGGCGATGCGGTGGCGCCATTCGCAAATCTTCAGCAACGGCTCAACCGCAAGACGGTCAGCAAGGCGATGCTTGCGAAGAATCCGGCCTTCATTCGGGCTTACGACATCCTGATCTGGGAGGGCGAAGACCTCCGTCCGCTCCCGCTCAGCGACCGTCGCGCCCGGCTCGAAGCCGCCGTCGCCGCCTGCGACCCCGCCCGCCTCGACCTGTCACCGCTCGTCGATTTCGACGACTGGTCGATGCTCGCCCGCCACCGCGCCGAACCGCCCGATCCGGTGATGGAGGGGCTGATGCTGAAACGCTGGGACAGTCCCTATCTTGCGGGCCGCCCTAAGGGTCCGTGGTTCAAATGGAAGCGCGACCCTTATCTGATCGACGCTGTTCTGATGTATGCCCAGCGAGGACATGGCCGACGGTCGAGCTTTTACTCCGACTACACCTTCGGGGTCTGGACCGAAGACGGCACGCTGGCGCCCGTCGGCAAGGCCTATTTCGGCTTCACCGATGAAGAGTTGCGCCGGATCGACCGCTACGTCCGCGATAACACGTCCGGCCGTTACGGCCCGGTTCGCGCGGTCCGCGCCGAGCGAGACCACGGCCTCGTGCTGGAAATCGCGTTCGAGGGCCTCAACCGCTCCAGCCGACACAAATCCGGTGTCGCGATGCGCTTCCCTCGCATCGCAAGGCTCCGGTGGGACAAGCCGCCTGAAGAGGCCGATACTCTGGCGGAGCTAATGAAGTTTCTGCCCGCAGAGTAGGCTGTCGAGCGTCGCACTTGTGTCGGGTAGAGGGATTTGTTCACATATTCAATGACATGCGGCTGTGATTGTGCGATACGTGATCGTACCTACTAACGCGCAACAATTCCGAAGTTGCCGAATCCGCTCCGAACTCACCAAGATCCCTGTGCCATCTCTTAGTGCGAGGCGGTGATGTACGACTGGAACGATCTTCGATACCTTATCGCCGTTGCCGGGGCGGGCTCGACGATTGCTGCCGCGCGACGGCTCGGCGTCAATCAGACAACGGTCGCCCGACGGATTGACGCGCTGGAGCGGGCGCTCGGCGTGGCGCTGTTCGAACGCCGGGCGAGCGGCTATGCCCTGACGGCACGCGGGCGCGAAGCGTTGGCATTGGCCAGCCGCGTCGAGCGCGAGGCCGAGGCACTCGGCGACACCGCCGGAGCGTGGCGGCGCGTCGTCTCGGGGGAACTTCGGGTTACGACGACAGAGATCCTGGCGATGGGAGTTATTGCGCCGCTGGTCGCCGAACTGCGAGAGGCCTGGCCGGGGTTGTCCATCGAACTCCTGGCCGAAGATCGCAGACTTGATCTGCGCTCCGGCGAGGCGGATGTAGCGATCCGGCTCGGTGAACCGGATCCAGAGCCCGAACTCGTCGGCCGCCGGATTGGAGAAAGCCATTGGGCGCTCTATTGCGGTGCCAATTATTCCGCTCGCCACGGTCTGCCTGCAATGCCGTCCGATCTGGCCGGCCACCGCGTCATCGCCGGCAGCGGCGCGATGACGCGTCTGCCGGCGCATCGCTGGCTGGCCGGACTTGCGCCGGAGGCCCCGGTTGCGCTGCGCTGCAATTCTGTGCCGAATCTGATCGCGGCGGCGCGCTCCGGCATCGGCATCGCGCCACTGCCGATGTTTGTCGCGGCCGACGATCCGGCACTGGTGCGCTGTCTGCCACAGCATTCCATCAGCGCGCCGATCTGGCTCATCCATCGCGCCGGACAGCGCGATGCCGCGCATGTGCGGGTTTTCGTCGACGCCGCGACCGAGAGGTTCCGCACATTTCGCGGCAGGTCGACCGGCGCGAGCGATCAGGCCGCAGCGGCCGTCTTGCCGACCGGGGCAGCGGGCGCGGGGAAGCCGAGCTGACGCGCCTGGGCGGCTCCGTCCCGCGCACCCCAGCGCCCCGCGATCCGGCTGTTCTCCAGTTCGAACCACTCCATGGCAACGAGTTCGTAGGTCTTGCCGGTCGGCTCGCTAAAGCCCAGGAACGGGCCGGTCCAGCGGCCATGTTCGTGGTAGCGTACCGCGACCCGGTTCCCCTCAGCCACCATTTCCTGCACTTCGAGGCGCATGTTCAGACCTTCGTAAAGCTGCTTCCAGATTGGCATGGCGAAGTCGAGCCCGCCAGCGCCGGTGACGCCCTGGATTCTCGCATCAGGCGCAAAAAGCGCGACAAGCCGGTCGAATTCGCCGGCGTTCAGCGCCTCGACGTAGGCGGTCACGATCGCCCGGTTTCGTTCGATATTTGTCATGCTGCTGTTCCGTTTCGCATCCGGCCGCGCCGATCGCGGCAGGTTGCGTTGGGATACGGCCAGTGACGTGGTCGCTGGAAGCTGCAATGTCGCCGTGGGCTTCTGCGAAAATGCAGGCGTCTCAGGCACCGGTTCTCGATGTATACAAAGCGCCTGAAGCAGGCGGGCGCCAGGACCAGATTCCAGCGGCGCACCGCCCGGCCTGACCGGTCGCGCGAAGCAGACAGCACAAGCGCCCCGTCCACGAGGTCGCGGACCGACTGGGCAAGGACCTAGCAGAGAAACCAGAAGCGGCGCAGAGGCGATCGCAGTGTCATAGAGTATCGCGAGGACGAATGATCGGGGTGCGCGATCGATACATAGTGTCAAATGTGCTCCGCGCGGAGGCAATCCGGGCGGAGCGTTGATCAGGGTTAAGTTCCCCTCCCGGGGCGAGACGGTGAGGATCGCGGCGATATCCGGTTGCTCGCTGAGGCGAATCCGGCCGCCGCGTAGTGATACCAGCAAGAAGCCGAATGGAGGCTGAATGAAACGTCTTGAAAACAAGCTGTGCATTGTCACCGGGGCCGGGCGCGGAATAGGTGCGGCAATCGCCCGCGCCTTCGCGGCCGAAGGCGCTCGTGTGGTCGTCACCGACAAGAACGCGGAAGCTGCGGCGCGCGTCGCCCAAGAAATCGGAGGCGAGAGCCTGCGACTCGACGTCGCTTCGGAGGCAGACTGGCAGGCATTGGCGCGCGCCTGTCCCGAGGCAGATGTCGTCGTGAACAATGCCGGTGTCACCGGCTTCGAAGAGAGCGCCGCCCCGCAGGACCCCGAACATGCGAGCGTCGAGGACTGGCGCGCGGTGCATCGCGTCAATCTCGATGGAACCTTTCTTGGCTGCCGCTACGCGATCGGGGCGATGCGGCCGCGCGGCACGGGCGCGATCATTAACATATCGTCGCGTTCTGGCGTCGTGGGCATTCCGGGCGCGGCGGCCTACGCATCCTCCAAGGCGGCGATCCGCAACCATACTAAGACCGTGGCGCTCTACTGCGCCGAACAGGGGCTCGCGGTGCGCTGCAACTCCGTCCATCCCGGGGCCATCCTGACGCCGATGTGGGAGCCGATGCTCGGCACCGGCCCGGAAAGGGAGACGCGGATGGCGACCTTTGTCGCCGACACTCCACTGCGCCGCTTCGGCCAGCCAGAGGAAGTCGCCGCGGTGGTCGTGATGCTGGCCTCGGATGAGGCCGCATACATGACGGGCACGGAGCTCATGATCGATGGCGGTCTGCTCGCTGGTTCCGCAGCGGCCCCGAACCGCCAGTCAAGCGACGCTCCCTGATGCGCCTGGCCACCGGTCCAGATTCCAGCTTCGCGCGACAACGCTAGCCGAGACTGCGAAGCAGTTCCAAAGAGGGCTCTCCTGTCGCAGGTAGGCCGCGGCTCGACTGGTAGGCGCTGATGGCCTGACGGGTGTTGGGCCCGATCACGCCATCGGTACCGCCGGTATCGAAGCCCCTTGCGGTCAGGCGCCTCTGCAGCGCGATCCGATCATCCTTCGTCATTCCGTTGGCGTCGGGTGGGAAACTCCCCTGAAGGGGGCCTGCGCCGCCGATACGGTCTGCAAGGTGGCCCACCCCGATCGCATAGGCGTCAGAGTTGTTGTAGCGCTTGATCGCACCGAAATTGCTCGTGACGGCGAAGCGCGGCCCGCCCGGCTGGGGCTGGATCAAGCGGCCCGAAGGCGCGCCGGTGCCGGCTTCGCCCCCCCAACGCACCCCTCGCGACCAGCCGCTGCGCGCGAGATAGGCAGCGGTCGAGGCAAGGGAGTCGCTGGGGTCATCCGACCAGATGTCGCGCCTGCCATCGCCGGTAAAATCGACCGCATAGGCAAGATACGATGTCGGAATGAACTGAGTATGCCCCATAGCACCGGCCCAGCTGCCGGTCAGGCGCGCCGGAGTGATATCGCCGTTTTGGAGGATCTTCAGCGCGGCCACGAGCTGCTTTTCGAAGAACGATCCGCGGCGCCCGTCATAGGCAAGCGTCGAGGTGGCGGAGACCACGGGCACATCGCCCCGGCGCTCGCCATAGAAACTCTCAAGCCCCCAGATCGCCGCAATGATCTCGGCGTCGACTCCGAACCTGTCTTCCAGCGCCCCAAGGGTCGCCCTGTGCCGGGCGAAGGCGGCGCGGCCCTTTTTCAGGCGTTCGTCGGAGACGGCGATGGACAGGTAGTCCTCGAGGCTGCGCGCGAATTCGGTCTGATTGCGGTCACGCGTGACGGCGCCGGGGAGATACCCGGTGCCTCGGAATCCCGCGTTGAGCGTGGCCTCTGAAATGCCGTGGCCTCTGGCGCGCCCGCGAAACGCCGCGACCCAGGCGTCATAGCCCGCATTCGGAGCAGGCCGCAGGTCAGCAGGCAACCCCCCGCCGCTTCGACTGACGACGTCGAGCTGCGAAGTGCCACTGCATGCGGCAAGTCCAAACGCGGTGAAACCAAGCCCGAAGTGACGTCTTGTAATGCCCATGTCTCTGCCCGCAGTTTCGTTGTTGATGGAGCTATGGTAGCGGATCAGGACCGGCGCGCAATCCACGTGGACAGCCGCTCGCATGAATGCGCCTAAGCCGTCCGCCAGTCACCGACCCATCACCTCCGTATGTTCGGTCAGAGACGTCGCCAGCGTAAGCGCTCGCGCTGTCGCCTCGGCCATCTGCGGCAGGATCATCCACTCCAGCGCCCAGGCTGCGCCCGAGCGTTCCTGTTCGTGGACCAGACTATGATGCAGTCCCGAGACGAGCGTCGCGTTGAAGCGCGCGAGTGTGACTAGAATCTCGGCTGGGATTGGGTTCTGCTTGTGCGG harbors:
- a CDS encoding flavodoxin family protein; the protein is MLTEKQEALCTDHDLVFTGIKALFVNTSLKKAAKDSHTQLLLNVSAKIMEKNGVAVEHLHLLDHAVPPGVYPDMTEQGWDSDDWPALWPKVLAADILVVGTPIWLGEESSVCRILIERLYGMSGELNDKGQSIYYGKAGGCVVTGNEDGIKHVAMTVLYALSHLGYTVPPQADCGWIGEAGPGPSYGDKTEDGDGAGFDNEFTQRNTTIMTWNLMHLAKMLRDSGGYSSHGNDRSAWKAGCRYDYENPEHRR
- a CDS encoding CreA family protein, whose protein sequence is MLRHAFALALVATAAPAEQIGEVGVDWLGNDIIIEAVADPDVKGVTCHIAYFERGLIDRLQQGNWFEDPSNSSIACGQTGPIAVGDIDRDENGEEVFRTGRSIIFKSLVVRRVYDATNNTLIYLAHAREVQKGSAKMSISTVPLGDVRP
- a CDS encoding ligase-associated DNA damage response exonuclease, producing MKAPPPLLPRPEGLFCPAGGYYIDPVRPVDHALITHGHGDHARAGHGAVMATEETLGIMAIRYGEDFSGSRQAAGTGWTDIGDTRVRFVPAGHILGSAQIVIETGGTRVVAGGDFKRGSDPTCADFELVPCDIFISEATFGLPVFRHPPPRDEIGKLIQSVVANPDRAHLVGVYALGKAQRVIRLLRDAGYDAPLHLHGALMRLCGYYNARGIELGPLVAATQDGPRDAFAGQVVLGPPSTFGTPWARRFPNPVISFASGWMGVRQRIRQRGVELPLVISDHCDWPELTQTITEVGAEEIWVTHGREEALVRWCELQGQAARPLNLVGYEDEPE
- a CDS encoding cisplatin damage response ATP-dependent DNA ligase, which translates into the protein MKAFAQLLDRLVLTPSRNGKLRLVRDYLAATPDPDRGYALAALTGDLDLPSVKPALLRALVGERVDEVLFRLSYDYVGDLAETIALIWEGGGDGDLPLSQVVRRLSSAGKIEAPALVTELFDRFDASTRFALIKLATGGLRAGLSARLTKTALAEFGDVPLAEIEELWHGLTPPYEDLLAWLEGRAAKPEAAGHAPFRPVMLATPLNEGETDALNPADFAAEWKWDGIRVQAVSEAGTRRLYSRTGDDISPAFPDILDALDFEGALDGELLVRQGDAVAPFANLQQRLNRKTVSKAMLAKNPAFIRAYDILIWEGEDLRPLPLSDRRARLEAAVAACDPARLDLSPLVDFDDWSMLARHRAEPPDPVMEGLMLKRWDSPYLAGRPKGPWFKWKRDPYLIDAVLMYAQRGHGRRSSFYSDYTFGVWTEDGTLAPVGKAYFGFTDEELRRIDRYVRDNTSGRYGPVRAVRAERDHGLVLEIAFEGLNRSSRHKSGVAMRFPRIARLRWDKPPEEADTLAELMKFLPAE
- a CDS encoding LysR family transcriptional regulator, which gives rise to MYDWNDLRYLIAVAGAGSTIAAARRLGVNQTTVARRIDALERALGVALFERRASGYALTARGREALALASRVEREAEALGDTAGAWRRVVSGELRVTTTEILAMGVIAPLVAELREAWPGLSIELLAEDRRLDLRSGEADVAIRLGEPDPEPELVGRRIGESHWALYCGANYSARHGLPAMPSDLAGHRVIAGSGAMTRLPAHRWLAGLAPEAPVALRCNSVPNLIAAARSGIGIAPLPMFVAADDPALVRCLPQHSISAPIWLIHRAGQRDAAHVRVFVDAATERFRTFRGRSTGASDQAAAAVLPTGAAGAGKPS
- a CDS encoding ester cyclase; its protein translation is MTNIERNRAIVTAYVEALNAGEFDRLVALFAPDARIQGVTGAGGLDFAMPIWKQLYEGLNMRLEVQEMVAEGNRVAVRYHEHGRWTGPFLGFSEPTGKTYELVAMEWFELENSRIAGRWGARDGAAQARQLGFPAPAAPVGKTAAAA
- a CDS encoding SDR family oxidoreductase; its protein translation is MKRLENKLCIVTGAGRGIGAAIARAFAAEGARVVVTDKNAEAAARVAQEIGGESLRLDVASEADWQALARACPEADVVVNNAGVTGFEESAAPQDPEHASVEDWRAVHRVNLDGTFLGCRYAIGAMRPRGTGAIINISSRSGVVGIPGAAAYASSKAAIRNHTKTVALYCAEQGLAVRCNSVHPGAILTPMWEPMLGTGPERETRMATFVADTPLRRFGQPEEVAAVVVMLASDEAAYMTGTELMIDGGLLAGSAAAPNRQSSDAP
- a CDS encoding lytic murein transglycosylase, with translation MGITRRHFGLGFTAFGLAACSGTSQLDVVSRSGGGLPADLRPAPNAGYDAWVAAFRGRARGHGISEATLNAGFRGTGYLPGAVTRDRNQTEFARSLEDYLSIAVSDERLKKGRAAFARHRATLGALEDRFGVDAEIIAAIWGLESFYGERRGDVPVVSATSTLAYDGRRGSFFEKQLVAALKILQNGDITPARLTGSWAGAMGHTQFIPTSYLAYAVDFTGDGRRDIWSDDPSDSLASTAAYLARSGWSRGVRWGGEAGTGAPSGRLIQPQPGGPRFAVTSNFGAIKRYNNSDAYAIGVGHLADRIGGAGPLQGSFPPDANGMTKDDRIALQRRLTARGFDTGGTDGVIGPNTRQAISAYQSSRGLPATGEPSLELLRSLG